Proteins from a single region of Candidatus Methylomirabilota bacterium:
- a CDS encoding FtsX-like permease family protein: EMSSNVSRDQAVLVGALPAIARDAAGRPLASAELVVMVDLPRRGQTDPNNVPFRGVQPAAFAIRDEIRLVEGRPFERGVREVIVGRRAAQQFEGLGVGSRIAFRDSDWTVVGIFSSGGDVHESEIWADAEVAASAYRRTGFQSITARLADGGSAGLADLTASIARDRRLSMTVFREPEYYAKQSKVLTTLINVLGYTVAAFMAVGATFGALNCMYSAIASRQVEIATLRAIGFGSAPVVVSVLIEALVLALLGGALGGGLAYLYCDGATLSTLNFDTFSQVAFDFRVTPALILRGIAWALVIGALGGLPPAIRAARLPVTLALRAG; encoded by the coding sequence GAGATGTCGAGCAACGTGTCACGCGACCAGGCGGTGCTCGTCGGCGCGCTGCCGGCCATCGCGCGCGACGCCGCCGGTCGCCCGCTCGCCTCCGCGGAGCTGGTCGTCATGGTGGATCTGCCGCGCCGCGGCCAGACCGATCCCAACAATGTGCCGTTCCGCGGCGTGCAGCCGGCCGCCTTCGCGATTCGCGACGAGATTCGCCTCGTGGAGGGGCGTCCCTTCGAGAGGGGGGTGCGGGAAGTCATCGTGGGCCGGCGCGCGGCGCAGCAGTTCGAGGGGCTGGGGGTGGGCTCGCGGATCGCCTTCCGCGACAGCGACTGGACGGTGGTGGGCATCTTCTCGAGCGGAGGGGACGTGCACGAGTCCGAGATCTGGGCCGACGCCGAGGTCGCGGCCTCCGCCTACCGCCGCACCGGCTTTCAATCCATCACCGCGCGGCTCGCCGACGGAGGGAGCGCGGGCCTCGCCGATCTCACCGCCTCGATCGCGCGCGACCGCCGCCTCTCGATGACGGTGTTTCGCGAGCCGGAGTACTACGCCAAGCAGTCCAAGGTGCTCACCACCCTCATCAACGTGCTCGGCTACACCGTGGCCGCGTTCATGGCGGTCGGGGCGACCTTCGGGGCGCTGAACTGCATGTACTCGGCCATCGCAAGCCGGCAGGTGGAGATCGCCACGCTGCGCGCGATCGGATTCGGCAGCGCGCCGGTGGTGGTGTCGGTGCTGATCGAGGCGCTGGTGCTGGCGCTGCTGGGCGGGGCGCTGGGCGGCGGCCTCGCGTATCTCTACTGCGACGGCGCCACGCTCTCCACCCTCAACTTCGACACGTTCTCCCAGGTCGCCTTCGACTTCCGCGTGACGCCGGCCCTGATTCTGCG